Proteins encoded by one window of Girardinichthys multiradiatus isolate DD_20200921_A chromosome 14, DD_fGirMul_XY1, whole genome shotgun sequence:
- the mad2l1 gene encoding mitotic spindle assembly checkpoint protein MAD2A — MTSTLKGITLKGSAELVAEFFSFGINSILYQRGIYPPETFSRVTHYDMSLQLTSDPKLKNYLTNVVSQLKEWLFECTVQKLVLVITCLETNEVLERWQFDIECDKSAKESSAPREKSIKTIQDEIRSVIRQITATVTFLPLLETPCAFDLLVYTDKDLVVPDKWEESGPQIIDQSEEVRLRSFTTSIHKVNSMVAYKRTDSV, encoded by the exons ATGACCAGTACTCTGAAGGGAATCACGCTTAAAGGAAGCGCAGAGTTGGTGGCTGAGTTCTTCT CGTTCGGCATCAACAGCATCCTGTACCAGCGGGGCATCTACCCTCCAGAGACCTTCTCCAGAGTCACACACTATGACATGAGCCTTCAGCTCACCTCTGACCCCAAGCTGAAGAACTATCTGACCAATGTGGTGTCTCAGCTCAAAG AGTGGCTGTTTGAGTGCACCGTGCAGAAGCTGGTGCTGGTCATCACGTGCCTGGAAACCAACGAGGTGCTAGAGAGATGGCAGTTTGACATCGAGTGTGACAAGTCAGCCAAGGAGAGCAG TGCTCCCAGGGAGAAATCCATCAAGACCATTCAGGATGAGATCCGCTCTGTCATCAGACAGATAACAGCCACGGTGACCTTCCTCCCTCTGCTGGAGACGCCAT GTGCCTTTGATCTCCTGGTCTACACTGACAAAGACCTGGTAGTTCCAGATAAGTGGGAGGAGTCCGGCCCGCAGATTATTGACCAGTCAGAAGAGGTGCGTCTGCGCTCTTTCACCACCTCCATCCACAAGGTGAACAGCATGGTGGCTTACAAGAGAACCGACTCGGTGTGA
- the LOC124881107 gene encoding secretory phospholipase A2 receptor-like, whose protein sequence is MLGLLLLSDLLILSTCLLHQYQFIDQSLTWTEAQTYCRQTYTDLATIDNSEELKQLLNTLSSAGHMSEIWIGLYSKIIWRWSDGFTGSKEDYKNWNTSDEEPDFISANQFCVLMDNYGKWWDINCNHSHRFICYNGTQLGSDFVLVNKTMIWSSAQRFCRENYINLATVRNDTENQRVRSLLSSGYSAWIGMLRDPNFYWSDGSSVLFTTWDDVSNPIRFKRVICGTTSVQRSGLWRFRPFQIRLQFVCYSSAASGQTDRQQNEWSHPEVERTA, encoded by the exons ATGTTAGGTCTCTTGCTCCTCTCAG ATCTGCTCATCCTCTCCACCTGCCTCCTCCATCAGTACCAGTTTATTGATCAGTCTTTAACTTGGACTGAAGCTCAGACCTACTGCAGACAGACATACACAGACCTGGCCACCATCGACAACTCTGAAGAACTCAAGCAACTTCTTAACACACTTTCATCTGCTGGTCACATGTCTGAGATCTGGATTGGTCTGTATAGTAAAATCATCTGGAGGTGGTCTGATGGCTTCACAGGGAGCAAGGAAGACTATAAGAACTGGAACACTTCTGATGAAGAGCctgattttatttcagccaaTCAGTTCTGTGTGTTAATGGATAATTATGGAAAATGGTGGGATATTAACTGTAACCACAGCCACCGATTTATTTGTTACAATG GAACACAACTGGGTTCTGATTTTGTTCTTGTGAATAAAACAATGATCTGGTCCAGTGCTCAGAGGTTCTGCAGAGAAAACTACATAAACTTGGCTACTGTGAGAAACGACACAGAGAACCAGAGGGTCAGGAGCTTGTTGTCTAGTGGTTACAGCGCATGGATTGGTATGTTAAGAGATCCAAATTTTTACTGGTCTGATGGCAGCAGTGTCCTCTTCACCACCTGGGATGATGTTAGCAATCCAATCAGATTCAAGCGGGTCATATGTGGAACTACATCTGTCCAGAGATCAGGACTGTGGAGGTTCAGGCCCTTTCAAATACGATTACAGTTTGTCTGTTACAGCAGTGCTG CTTCAGGACAGACTGACAGACAACAGAATGAGTGGAGTCACCCTGAAGTGGAGAGAACAGCGTGA